The following are from one region of the Pelorhabdus rhamnosifermentans genome:
- a CDS encoding MFS transporter — MFKKYRRVILVMLFFAAFINYIDRAALSIAAPYISNEFHLTPADMGFIFSSFFVGYALFNFVGGYLADIFGPRKTFGIAMSFWSFFGGLTAFSFNFSSLYIVRVLFGLGEGPIGSANNKTINNWFPASERARAVGISTGGMSLGAALTGPIVGFMALHWGWKTPFVVIMLLGFVWTFFWLKYVSDRPRDNSHVSTAELQEIEQGQVITSEVSTKASLGYFLKQPTILATAAAFFASNYILYFFLTWFPSYLVMAHGLSIKDMALVSAIPWLIGFIGQVGGGFISDLVYKKTGNLMFSRKVVIVVCLLGSALGVSLGGLATSTVSAVLLMSLTIFCQYLTTSNYWAIIQDTVRGENVGGVGGFVHFLSNLAGIVGPALTGILVQSSGSFTSAFLLAGALAVVAALAVAFAVKPITD; from the coding sequence AATTATATTGATCGGGCTGCTTTATCTATTGCAGCACCCTATATCTCGAATGAGTTTCATTTAACTCCAGCCGATATGGGGTTCATCTTCAGTAGCTTCTTTGTTGGCTATGCTTTATTTAACTTTGTTGGTGGTTATCTGGCAGATATCTTTGGTCCTCGTAAGACATTTGGTATTGCCATGTCTTTTTGGTCTTTTTTTGGTGGTCTTACTGCTTTTTCGTTTAATTTTTCTTCGTTATATATTGTTCGTGTTTTATTTGGTTTAGGTGAAGGACCCATTGGGTCGGCAAATAATAAAACAATTAACAATTGGTTTCCTGCTTCAGAACGTGCGCGTGCTGTTGGAATTTCTACGGGTGGCATGTCATTAGGTGCTGCTTTGACAGGCCCTATTGTCGGTTTTATGGCTCTCCATTGGGGATGGAAGACTCCTTTTGTTGTCATTATGCTATTAGGGTTTGTTTGGACATTTTTTTGGCTAAAGTATGTATCTGATCGTCCACGTGATAATTCACATGTGTCTACTGCGGAACTACAGGAAATTGAGCAGGGCCAAGTGATAACATCGGAAGTTTCAACAAAAGCCTCATTAGGTTATTTCCTAAAACAGCCGACCATTTTAGCTACGGCGGCAGCTTTTTTCGCCAGCAATTATATTCTTTATTTTTTCCTGACTTGGTTTCCTAGTTATTTAGTTATGGCTCATGGACTGAGTATTAAAGATATGGCGCTTGTTTCTGCTATTCCTTGGCTTATTGGATTTATTGGGCAAGTGGGCGGTGGTTTTATATCGGATTTAGTTTACAAAAAGACAGGCAATCTCATGTTTTCCAGAAAAGTTGTTATTGTCGTATGCTTGCTTGGTTCAGCGCTCGGTGTAAGTCTGGGCGGTTTGGCTACTTCCACTGTCAGCGCCGTCCTGCTCATGTCGCTTACAATATTCTGTCAATACCTCACTACCTCGAACTATTGGGCTATTATTCAGGATACGGTACGTGGTGAAAATGTTGGCGGTGTGGGTGGCTTTGTTCATTTTCTGTCAAATTTGGCGGGCATTGTGGGTCCGGCGCTTACAGGTATACTTGTTCAATCAAGTGGCAGTTTTACCAGTGCCTTTTTGCTTGCAGGCGCATTAGCTGTTGTTGCAGCTCTGGCTGTGGCTTTTGCAGTCAAGCCGATTACTGATTAG
- a CDS encoding MFS transporter, which yields MEINQQNSRKTNVRYFILAMIFIVTTFNYVDRATLSIAAPIMKNELGFDAITMGLAFSAFGWAYTGMQIPGGWILDRYGARVVYGVGLLFWSIFTFFQGFIGYFSSAFIILFALRFLMGVAESPAFPANSRLTVMWFPTRERGMATAVFQTAQYFALAVFTPLMTWVIHTWSWHYIFFGAGAVGVILALIWLKFIQDPKHHKGVNQAELDYIQAGGGLSNIGDTKTKVKWCHIRTLITNRMILGVYIGQFCLTTITWFFLTWFPTYLVVAKGMTILKAGFVASVPAIAGCAGGMLGGVWSDWLIRRGNSLTVARKTPIITGLLFTSSIVMANYVSSEIFVIAVMSLAFFSKGIGNLGWCVIGDTSPKEIMGISGGIFNLCGNVASIITPLAIGYILARTGSFDGALLYVGIIGFLGAMSYLFIVGDIKRVELTVETDKLDS from the coding sequence ATGGAGATAAATCAACAAAATTCACGAAAAACCAATGTACGTTATTTTATATTAGCCATGATATTTATTGTGACTACTTTTAATTATGTTGACCGTGCCACATTATCTATAGCTGCGCCAATTATGAAAAATGAACTAGGTTTTGATGCGATAACGATGGGGCTAGCTTTTTCTGCTTTTGGCTGGGCATATACGGGTATGCAAATTCCAGGCGGTTGGATTTTAGATCGATATGGTGCGCGTGTCGTGTATGGGGTAGGGCTTTTGTTTTGGTCTATTTTTACCTTCTTTCAAGGATTTATCGGATATTTTTCATCTGCATTTATCATTTTATTTGCTTTGAGATTTTTAATGGGAGTAGCAGAATCGCCAGCCTTTCCAGCCAATAGCAGACTTACAGTCATGTGGTTTCCAACTCGTGAACGTGGTATGGCAACGGCTGTTTTTCAAACGGCACAATATTTTGCATTGGCAGTTTTTACACCCCTCATGACTTGGGTGATCCATACTTGGAGCTGGCATTATATTTTCTTTGGTGCTGGTGCAGTCGGCGTTATTTTAGCTTTGATCTGGCTGAAATTTATTCAAGATCCCAAGCATCATAAGGGAGTCAATCAGGCTGAACTTGATTATATTCAGGCTGGAGGCGGGTTGTCTAATATCGGTGATACGAAAACTAAAGTAAAATGGTGTCATATACGGACACTTATTACGAATCGCATGATACTTGGTGTATATATTGGACAATTTTGTCTGACTACAATTACTTGGTTTTTCTTGACCTGGTTTCCAACTTATCTTGTTGTAGCAAAAGGTATGACAATTTTGAAGGCGGGATTTGTTGCCTCGGTTCCTGCAATTGCTGGTTGTGCTGGAGGTATGCTAGGAGGAGTTTGGTCAGATTGGCTGATACGTCGGGGGAATAGTCTAACTGTTGCTCGTAAAACGCCAATTATTACGGGATTGTTATTTACGAGCAGCATTGTTATGGCAAATTATGTTTCTTCTGAAATATTTGTCATTGCGGTTATGTCGTTAGCATTTTTTTCAAAAGGGATAGGCAATTTAGGCTGGTGTGTTATTGGTGATACGTCGCCTAAAGAGATTATGGGAATAAGCGGTGGAATTTTTAATTTATGCGGGAATGTGGCGAGTATTATAACGCCACTTGCTATTGGTTATATTCTGGCGCGAACGGGATCGTTTGATGGGGCATTACTTTATGTAGGTATCATCGGATTTTTAGGAGCTATGTCTTATTTATTTATTGTCGGTGACATTAAAAGGGTGGAATTGACGGTCGAAACAGATAAATTGGATAGTTGA
- a CDS encoding lactate racemase domain-containing protein: MEIKKGGVVSKLLEDVYIPKMFRAKQTFLRPVITPQEIPEVVFRELSKEKISNQIKSGMHIAITAGSRGVANVDIITRSIVDFVKSKNAKPFIVPAMGSHGGATAEGQTEVLAGYNITEETMGCPIRSCMDTVMLGYSECGKPVYLDKLAYESDGIIVSCRIKPHNAFRGKYESGSCKMMVVGLGKQRGAESVHSDGMGKIAENLPANAKVILEKAPIILSIPCLENAYDETCRIEAIHKDDIMTREPELLKQAFKNMPQLIVREGDVLVVDEIGKNYSGSGVDPNITGTFSTDYAKGGVRVQRTCMLDVSDCSHGNGLGTGLCNAITKRLFDKLDPEQMYPNCITSTVLKTAGIPIVVATDKEAIQICIRTLNNVDKERAKIIRISNSLHIGQIMLSEAYYEAVIQGKYEGLEAQDEPQYMEFDVEGNLVTPLIRK; the protein is encoded by the coding sequence ATGGAAATAAAAAAAGGTGGAGTTGTATCAAAATTATTAGAAGATGTATATATTCCTAAGATGTTTCGGGCAAAACAGACATTTCTGCGACCGGTTATTACACCGCAAGAAATACCTGAAGTTGTTTTTAGAGAGTTATCTAAAGAAAAAATTTCTAATCAAATTAAGAGCGGCATGCATATCGCAATTACTGCAGGAAGCAGGGGCGTTGCAAATGTAGATATTATTACCAGGTCAATTGTAGATTTTGTCAAATCAAAGAATGCAAAGCCTTTTATTGTTCCAGCTATGGGCAGTCATGGTGGAGCAACGGCAGAAGGACAGACTGAAGTTTTAGCTGGATATAATATTACGGAAGAAACCATGGGATGCCCAATTAGGTCTTGCATGGATACCGTCATGTTAGGATATTCGGAATGCGGGAAGCCTGTTTATTTAGATAAACTAGCTTATGAATCAGATGGGATTATTGTATCTTGTCGTATAAAACCGCATAACGCATTTAGAGGTAAATATGAGAGCGGATCTTGTAAAATGATGGTCGTTGGATTGGGCAAACAAAGAGGCGCGGAAAGTGTGCACAGCGATGGTATGGGAAAAATTGCGGAGAATTTACCTGCGAATGCAAAAGTAATTCTTGAAAAAGCGCCTATTATATTATCCATTCCATGTCTGGAAAATGCCTATGATGAAACCTGTCGAATTGAAGCTATTCATAAAGATGACATTATGACTCGGGAACCGGAATTATTGAAACAAGCGTTCAAAAATATGCCCCAATTAATTGTTAGAGAAGGGGACGTACTCGTTGTAGATGAAATCGGCAAAAACTATAGTGGAAGTGGCGTAGACCCTAACATTACAGGTACATTTTCTACAGATTATGCCAAGGGTGGTGTAAGGGTTCAAAGAACATGTATGTTAGATGTTTCAGACTGTTCACATGGAAATGGTTTAGGGACTGGTTTATGTAATGCCATTACCAAACGATTATTTGATAAGTTGGATCCAGAGCAAATGTATCCCAATTGTATAACTAGTACGGTATTAAAGACAGCAGGAATACCAATTGTTGTAGCAACAGATAAAGAAGCAATTCAAATTTGTATACGAACATTAAATAATGTAGACAAAGAAAGGGCCAAAATTATTCGCATTTCTAACAGTCTCCACATTGGACAGATTATGTTATCTGAAGCTTATTATGAAGCGGTTATTCAAGGAAAGTACGAAGGCCTAGAAGCACAGGACGAACCACAATACATGGAATTTGATGTGGAAGGCAACTTGGTGACCCCGCTAATTAGAAAGTAG